A DNA window from Aestuariispira ectoiniformans contains the following coding sequences:
- a CDS encoding peptide ABC transporter ATP-binding protein, translated as MSAETVLQASDLRRYYEVKGGLFSKGGTVKALDGASFNLEAGKTLAVVGESGCGKSTLARLVTLIEEPTEGELTLGGMDVLKAHSAEDRRKLRQMVQIVFQDPYGSLNPRQKISTILEEPLKINTNMSSSERREAVLSMMSRVGLRPEQADRYPHMFSGGQRQRVAIARALMLKPKIIILDEPVSALDVSIQAQVLNLLADLQEEMNLAFLFISHDLSVVRHIADDILVMYLGRPVERGTRDEIFANPQHPYTRALLSATPMADPHRKRERIKLTGELPSPLNPPTGCPFHPRCPLANDRCHSEVPYLKSAGGSEVSCHAVEEGRN; from the coding sequence ATGAGTGCAGAAACTGTACTGCAAGCGAGCGACCTTCGCCGCTACTATGAAGTCAAAGGCGGACTGTTCAGCAAAGGCGGAACTGTCAAAGCGCTGGACGGCGCCAGCTTTAACCTGGAAGCCGGAAAGACGCTTGCCGTCGTCGGTGAATCCGGTTGCGGCAAGTCGACCCTGGCTCGTCTGGTAACCCTGATCGAAGAGCCGACCGAGGGTGAATTGACACTGGGTGGCATGGATGTCCTGAAGGCGCATTCGGCAGAAGACCGCCGGAAACTTCGCCAGATGGTGCAGATCGTGTTCCAGGACCCATACGGCTCCTTGAACCCGCGCCAGAAGATCAGCACGATCCTGGAGGAACCGCTCAAGATCAACACGAATATGTCGTCGTCGGAACGCCGCGAGGCCGTTCTGTCCATGATGTCCCGTGTTGGTTTGCGTCCGGAACAGGCGGATCGCTATCCGCATATGTTCTCCGGTGGACAGCGTCAACGTGTCGCCATTGCACGTGCGCTGATGCTAAAGCCGAAAATCATCATCCTTGACGAGCCTGTGTCCGCCTTGGACGTGTCCATCCAGGCACAGGTCCTGAACCTGCTGGCAGACCTGCAGGAAGAGATGAATTTGGCTTTCCTCTTCATCTCTCATGACCTGTCGGTGGTGCGTCATATCGCCGACGATATCCTGGTCATGTATCTGGGGCGTCCGGTTGAACGCGGAACGCGGGATGAGATTTTCGCCAACCCGCAGCACCCTTACACGCGCGCCTTGCTGTCCGCCACACCGATGGCCGACCCGCATCGCAAGCGGGAGCGGATCAAACTGACGGGCGAACTGCCCTCACCTTTGAACCCGCCGACCGGCTGTCCGTTCCACCCCCGCTGCCCACTGGCCAATGACCGGTGTCACAGCGAGGTTCCCTATCTGAAATCTGCCGGCGGGTCCGAAGTATCCTGCCATGCGGTTGAGGAAGGCCGGAACTGA
- a CDS encoding alpha/beta hydrolase → MTETMSEIRSGEVYGLEGQGADFLSQWRQALINMSKALAAQGAMPPHLQTVSVQLRDAADWDQDPVARDLMFREVLGGNIPDFVVSVNREMLAQEALVSVEGFAHLSPTDPEETVYKDFTRAALNREYSARAAVPDHMDIFAEWRSRGEKFRERRTAEIAYGDGPLEKIDIFVPDRHDGVTPPLHVFIHGGYWQAMDKLDHGFLLEALLDSGVAVALPNYGLCPTVPVERIVEQCRDACALLYKQAEKWGYDNQRIHLSGHSAGGHLGGMMAATDWSARASSLPHDLIKSVILISGLFDLEPLRFTGMNRALELTEAGADLNSVVNKSPAYALPVTLAVGGDESAEFHRQSALLARAWEGKADIRWVEMPGRHHFTVVEGLNEPESPLFRAALDAIEAK, encoded by the coding sequence ATGACCGAGACTATGAGCGAAATACGGTCAGGCGAAGTTTACGGACTGGAAGGTCAGGGGGCGGATTTTCTTTCCCAATGGCGTCAGGCCCTGATCAACATGAGCAAGGCCCTGGCCGCGCAGGGCGCGATGCCGCCGCATCTCCAGACGGTTTCTGTTCAACTCCGTGACGCAGCGGATTGGGACCAGGATCCCGTTGCCCGTGATCTGATGTTTCGCGAGGTTCTGGGCGGCAATATCCCTGATTTCGTTGTTTCTGTGAACAGGGAAATGCTGGCGCAGGAGGCGCTTGTCAGTGTTGAGGGATTTGCCCACCTCAGTCCGACAGATCCCGAAGAGACTGTCTATAAGGATTTCACCCGTGCGGCCCTGAACCGTGAATACAGTGCGCGCGCCGCGGTGCCGGATCATATGGATATCTTTGCTGAATGGCGGAGCAGGGGGGAGAAGTTTCGGGAGCGTCGCACGGCGGAGATCGCCTATGGTGACGGCCCTCTGGAAAAAATAGACATATTTGTCCCGGACCGGCATGACGGCGTAACACCGCCTCTGCATGTATTCATTCATGGCGGGTACTGGCAGGCAATGGACAAACTGGATCATGGTTTCCTGCTGGAGGCCTTGCTCGACAGTGGTGTTGCGGTCGCTCTGCCGAATTACGGCCTTTGCCCTACTGTGCCTGTCGAACGGATTGTAGAGCAGTGCCGGGACGCCTGTGCCTTGCTGTATAAGCAGGCGGAGAAATGGGGGTACGACAACCAGAGAATCCATCTCTCCGGACATTCGGCGGGTGGACATCTGGGCGGGATGATGGCGGCAACAGACTGGTCTGCGCGCGCTTCTTCCTTGCCGCATGATCTGATCAAGAGTGTGATCCTGATTTCCGGCCTTTTCGACCTGGAGCCGCTTCGTTTTACCGGCATGAACCGCGCTCTTGAACTGACAGAAGCCGGTGCTGACCTGAACAGTGTGGTGAACAAGTCACCAGCCTATGCTCTGCCCGTGACCCTGGCCGTTGGCGGTGACGAGAGCGCAGAATTTCATCGGCAGTCCGCATTGTTGGCGCGAGCGTGGGAAGGAAAGGCGGATATTCGTTGGGTCGAAATGCCGGGGCGTCATCACTTCACTGTAGTGGAGGGACTAAACGAACCGGAATCGCCGCTATTCAGGGCGGCGCTGGACGCGATTGAAGCCAAATAA
- a CDS encoding ABC transporter ATP-binding protein has product MLVVDSIETAYGPSQVLFGASLEVKAGEVVTLMGRNGMGKTTTVRSIMGLTPPKAGRVCFDGREVQKSPPFKIARLGLGLVPEGRQIFPTLQVRENLLATARKTGNGREGWSLERVYDLFPRLKERASQMGNSLSGGEQQMLAVGRALMTNPKLLILDEATEGLAPLIRDEIWGCLEALKAEKQSILVIDKNIDALAKIADRHFIMEKGQIAWSGTSSDLLADPELGHRYLGV; this is encoded by the coding sequence ATGCTGGTTGTTGATAGCATTGAAACCGCCTACGGCCCAAGCCAGGTCCTGTTTGGTGCCAGTCTTGAAGTGAAGGCGGGGGAAGTTGTGACCCTGATGGGCCGGAACGGAATGGGAAAGACGACGACCGTTCGTTCGATCATGGGACTGACACCGCCAAAAGCCGGTCGGGTTTGCTTTGATGGACGGGAGGTTCAAAAGAGCCCGCCCTTCAAAATCGCACGCCTCGGTTTGGGGTTGGTGCCGGAAGGCCGTCAGATATTCCCCACTTTGCAGGTGCGTGAAAACCTGCTGGCGACGGCACGCAAGACGGGTAATGGGCGGGAAGGCTGGTCGCTGGAACGCGTCTATGACCTGTTCCCCCGATTGAAAGAGCGGGCCAGTCAGATGGGGAATTCGCTGTCTGGCGGAGAACAGCAGATGTTGGCTGTCGGCCGCGCTCTTATGACCAATCCCAAGCTTCTCATTCTGGATGAGGCCACCGAAGGTCTGGCACCGCTGATCCGTGACGAGATTTGGGGCTGCCTGGAGGCTTTGAAGGCGGAAAAGCAGTCAATTCTAGTTATCGACAAGAATATTGACGCCCTTGCGAAGATTGCTGACCGGCATTTCATTATGGAGAAAGGGCAGATTGCGTGGTCCGGCACGTCTTCGGACCTGTTGGCTGATCCCGAGTTGGGACATCGGTATCTGGGGGTATAG